A window of the Miscanthus floridulus cultivar M001 chromosome 14, ASM1932011v1, whole genome shotgun sequence genome harbors these coding sequences:
- the LOC136503702 gene encoding uncharacterized protein: MPAFLRWSESAITFDRTDHPDAVPRPGRYPLVVDPIVGPKRLTKVLMDGGSGLNIMYAKTLDEMDVDRTNLRPVRAPFHGVVPGFPGTFHAILGRPCYAKFMAVPNYTYLKLKLSGPHGVITVGTSFQRAYECEVECRGHATAIVASGELAALREKVTKEAPDAEKATGSFKSAEGSKEVIVDPSSPEGKMVRIGTTLSSE, from the exons ATGCccgccttcctccgatggtcagaatccgccataaccttcgaccggactgaCCATCCAGATGCCGTCCCAcgcccgggaaggtacccgcttgttgtcgacccgatcgtcggtccaaagcgactcaccaaagtgctgatggatgggggcagcggtctcaacatcatgtacgccaaaacACTCGACGAGATGGATGTCGACCGGACGAACCTCCGCCccgtccgagcgcctttccatggcgtcgtgcctg GGTTCCCCGGAACATTCCATGCCATcttaggacgaccatgctacgcgaagttcatggccgttcccaacTATACGTACCTTAAACTGAAGCTGTCGGgaccccatggggtcatcaccgtcggcacctccttccagcgggcctacgaatgcgaggtcgagtgccgcggccacgccacagcaatcgtcgcctccggggaactcgccgccctcagGGAAAAGGTCACCAAAGAGGCGCCCGACGCCGAAAAAGCGACCGGATCGTTCAAATCAGCAGAGGGCTCTAAAGAGGTCATTGTAGACCCCAGCAGTCCCGAGGGAAAAatggtgcgcatcggcaccacgctctcctccgaatag